CGGCCATCATGGTGCTCAGGGCGGCCACGGCGCTCCGCAGAAAATCGACCTGCCGAACGTCAAGAACATCATTGCCGTGGCATCCGGCAAGGGCGGCGTCGGAAAATCGACCGTCTCGCTCAACCTCGCCGTCAGCCTTGCCGCGTCGGGCGCGAAGGTTGGCCTGATCGACGCCGATCTCTACGGCCCGAGCATTCCGACAATGGTCGGCCTCCAGAACGTCAAGCCCGAGGTGCAGAACCAGAAGCTCATGCCGATCGAGAAGTTCGGCGTCAAGATGATGTCCATCGGCTTCCTCGTTGATCCAGAGACAGCCTTGATCTGGCGCGGCCCGATGGCTTCGAGCGCCATGCGCCAGCTCATCACCGACGTTGACTGGCAGGAGCTCGACTACCTGATCTTCGACCTGCCTCCCGGCACCGGCGACATTCAGCTCACCCTCGTGCAGAACCTCGCCATCAGCGGCGCGGTCATCGTCACCACCCCTCAGGAGGTGGCACTCGCCGACGTCGCCAAGGCGGTCACGATGTTCCGAAAGGTTGGCGTGCCGATTCTCGGTCTCGTCGAGAACATGAGCTGGTACGAGCTGCCCGACGGCACACGCGACTACATCTTCGGACGCCAGGGCGGTGAAACATTCGCCAAAACCAACGCAATAACCTTCCTCGGTTCGATCCCGATCAGCAGTTCGGTGCGCGAAGGCGGCGACAACGGCATTCCGGCGATCATCGCCAACCCGGACGCGCCGACCTCGCAGGCGGCAAGCCGCGTCGCGGGAGAGATTGCCCGGCAGGTCTCGATCCTGAACGCAAACTGCTCGATGAACTGAGATCACCGTCGCGAAATGCAACCCTGAAAAATTTCGGATTTTTCAGGGTTGCCCCTCTGTTATTATATTGGACTCACTCCGGAAGGCTTCCGCCCCCGTTTCTTCAACAACACACCATCTGATTCAGTACCATGAAGGATTATCTGCCAAAAACCGACCCGTTGTACGACAAAGTCATCAGCGCCCTTGAAACCGTCCGTCCCTACCTTCAGGTTGATGGCGGCGACTGCCAGCTCGTCGGCATCACCAAGGATATGGTCGTCGATGTGAAGCTGCTCGGCGCCTGCGGCTCCTGCCCGATGAGCACCCTCACGCTCCGCGCCGGGGTCGAACAGGCCATTAAAAAGGCCAACCCCGAGATCGTCCGCGTCGAATCGGTCTGACCGGCTGAAGAGCACAGCAATGCGAAACGGCTGCCCGGAAGTTACCGAGGCAGCCGTTTTCGTTTCTGACCTATAAGGACAAAAAACACACCCGGATTTTCAATCCAGATTTCTCAGCAGCAGCTCAAGCGAGTCTTCGTTCTTGACAAGCACCTCTCTTGGCTTGC
The nucleotide sequence above comes from Chlorobaculum tepidum TLS. Encoded proteins:
- a CDS encoding Mrp/NBP35 family ATP-binding protein: MSSIQKSQIEAALGTVMEPDLGRDLMTLGMVENIAVDEAGNVSFTVVLTTPACPMKEKIKNSCVEAIKAAVPEVGSIDVNMTSKVTSSCSHGGHGNHDGHGHHGAQGGHGAPQKIDLPNVKNIIAVASGKGGVGKSTVSLNLAVSLAASGAKVGLIDADLYGPSIPTMVGLQNVKPEVQNQKLMPIEKFGVKMMSIGFLVDPETALIWRGPMASSAMRQLITDVDWQELDYLIFDLPPGTGDIQLTLVQNLAISGAVIVTTPQEVALADVAKAVTMFRKVGVPILGLVENMSWYELPDGTRDYIFGRQGGETFAKTNAITFLGSIPISSSVREGGDNGIPAIIANPDAPTSQAASRVAGEIARQVSILNANCSMN
- a CDS encoding NifU family protein — translated: MKDYLPKTDPLYDKVISALETVRPYLQVDGGDCQLVGITKDMVVDVKLLGACGSCPMSTLTLRAGVEQAIKKANPEIVRVESV